In Psychrilyobacter piezotolerans, the following are encoded in one genomic region:
- a CDS encoding ankyrin repeat domain-containing protein yields the protein MKKILITIILGTLLLSCSGMEKEKTIKVDKIEIPYSMVEQSIDLDDAMSLKLFLENGFNPNYIGEDGETLLMKIVKNNSLKSLKVIISHGVDLEAETPPQKKMNTTSYDPNKRAVDFVKTKKALDILVEAGADINYINNLGVPLIINFIKEKPTSYVEKLILEGADPDTADKSRWTPLMWAASKRNKEVVKLLIANGADINITDDRRNSAVYYAYDEDTIRMFLTKNLNLYYKNKDGENVLGEVYLRSISNSYYGAVEDIIKIGGDKNYSSYGDTPMGIARENKDKKMVELLSKLGVKEDEKY from the coding sequence ATGAAAAAAATATTGATAACCATAATACTGGGAACACTCCTGCTATCCTGCAGTGGTATGGAAAAAGAAAAAACTATAAAGGTGGATAAGATAGAAATACCGTATTCCATGGTAGAGCAGAGTATAGACTTAGATGATGCCATGAGTTTAAAACTATTTTTAGAAAATGGATTTAATCCCAACTATATAGGGGAAGATGGGGAAACCCTCCTAATGAAGATAGTTAAAAACAACAGTCTTAAAAGTTTGAAGGTGATCATCTCCCATGGTGTGGATTTAGAGGCAGAAACTCCTCCTCAAAAAAAAATGAATACGACATCCTATGATCCTAATAAAAGAGCTGTCGATTTTGTAAAGACCAAAAAGGCTTTGGATATCCTGGTAGAAGCAGGGGCAGATATAAATTATATAAATAACCTGGGAGTGCCTTTAATTATAAATTTTATTAAAGAAAAACCTACTAGTTATGTTGAAAAATTGATCTTAGAGGGTGCCGATCCGGATACAGCAGATAAAAGCCGGTGGACTCCATTGATGTGGGCAGCTTCCAAGAGGAATAAAGAGGTAGTAAAGCTGCTCATAGCAAATGGTGCCGATATCAACATAACAGATGACAGGAGAAATTCGGCTGTATACTATGCATATGATGAGGATACTATCAGGATGTTTTTGACTAAAAATTTAAATTTATACTATAAAAATAAAGATGGAGAAAATGTACTGGGAGAGGTATACCTTCGAAGTATATCCAATTCATATTATGGTGCAGTGGAAGATATAATAAAAATAGGCGGGGATAAAAATTATTCATCCTATGGGGATACACCTATGGGGATAGCCCGGGAGAATAAAGATAAAAAGATGGTAGAATTACTGTCAAAATTGGGAGTGAAAGAAGATGAAAAATACTAA